One stretch of Monomorium pharaonis isolate MP-MQ-018 chromosome 10, ASM1337386v2, whole genome shotgun sequence DNA includes these proteins:
- the LOC118647527 gene encoding uncharacterized protein LOC118647527, whose amino-acid sequence MFEKQLLVEELHAPARRNFPRRRVIVCGYDDLWQADVVEMRPYTQFNRGYHYILTIIDVLSKHAWAVPLKTKSSSEVAIAIAKIIRKDRRCPKNLWIDLLPRLVSEYNARKHRTIGMRPIDVTPTIAKKLLTTVYSHVKIAAHARFKVGDSVRVSKFKTVFEKDYTPNWTTEIFKIIKVQRTNPVTYLLEDSCGKPIAGGFYEYELQRAANPDVYLVEKILRRKGDEVYVKWLGFDGSHNAWIHKDNVI is encoded by the exons ATGTTTGAGAAACAATTGCTGGTTGAGGAGTTGCATGCTccggcgagaagaaattttcctcGAAGACGTGTCATAGTTTGTGGATATGATGACCTGTGGCAGGCGGATGTGGTTGAGATGCGTCCTTACACACAATTTAACCGAGGTTATCACTACATACTCACCATTATCGATGTGCTCAGCAAGCATGCATGGGCTGTGCCGCTTAAGACCAAGAGTAGTAGCGAAGTTGCCATTGCGATTGCAAAGATAATTCGGAAAGATAGAAGATGtccgaaaaattt ATGGATCGATTTGCTGCCACGTCTTGTATCAGAATACAACGCACGAAAACATCGAACTATCGGCATGCGACCCATCGATGTTACGCCTACAATCGCTAAAAAACTCTTAACCACGGTGTACAGTCACGTAAAAATTGCAGCACACGCACGATTTAAAGTAGGTGATTCGGTGCGCGTCAGCAAattcaaaactgtttttgagaAGGACTATACACCAAATTGGACTACggagatatttaaaatcatcaaAGTACAGCGTACCAATCCTGTGACATATCTACTAGAGGATTCCTGTGGAAAACCTATTGCTGGAGGATTCTACGAATATGAGCTGCAGCGTGCTGCAAATCCTGACGTGTatcttgttgaaaaaatattacgcagAAAAGGAGATGAGGTTTATGTCAAGTGGCtgggattcgatggatcacATAATGCATGGATACATAAagacaatgttatttaa
- the LOC105828286 gene encoding dolichyl-diphosphooligosaccharide--protein glycosyltransferase 48 kDa subunit encodes MRLVGRLFYLFFVFAGSNAGGPILVLLDNLAIKETHSIFFKMLQDSGYALTFKSADDATLQLSKYGEYLYEHLIIFAPTVEEFGGALNVDAITEFIDGGGNVLLAGSSQSGDAVHELASECGLEVDEEGSTVIDHMNYDVSDNGQHTTVVADPANLIDASVIVGNKDIPPLLYQGTGLIADTDNPLILRLLSASTSAYTYYPDQPVKEYPHGVGKNTLLIAALQARNNARVLFSGSLFFFSDEAFTSSVQKGQGGQRYEKSGNQMVAKAMAQWVFKENGVIRVSSVHHHRVGETQPPAAYTIMDNVVYSIEIEWLSHGKWVPYETNDLQLEFVRIDPFVRMTMKPVGNGRYEGRFKIPDVYGVYQFKVDYTRIGLTHLYSTTQVSVRPLQHTQYERFIPSAFPYYISAFSMMAGVFLFSLVLLHYKEDTKPKSE; translated from the exons ATGAGGCTTGTAGGGAGGTTATTTTACTTGTTCTTCGTGTTTGCCGGCTCAAATGCCGGCGGCCCGATTCTAGTTTTGCTTGACAATCTCGCTATCAAGGAAACACATTCGATATTCTTCAAGATGTTGCAGG ataGTGGTTACGCATTAACTTTCAAGTCAGCTGATGACGCAACTTTGCAACTCTCTAAATATGGCGAGTATTTATATGAACATCTGATCATATTTGCACCGACTGTGGAAGAATTTGGCGGTGCTCTAAATGTAGATGCAATAACGGAGTTTATAGACGGCGGCGGAAATGTTCTGCTTGCTGGCTCCTCGCAATCCGGCGACGCTGTACACGAATTGGCTTCGGAATGTGGCTTAGAAGTAGACGAGGAGGGTTCCACTGTGATCGATCATATGAATTATGACGTTTCTGATAATGGCCAGCATACCACTGTAGTGGCAGATCCGGCGAATCTAATAGATGCTTCAGTTATTGTTGGAAACAAAGACATTCCCCCATTACTATATCAGGGAACTGGATTGATCGCAGATACAGATAATCCTTTAATTTTACGCTTATTGTCAGCATCTACTTCGGCATATACCTATTATCCAGATCAACCAGTCAAAGAATATCCGCATGGTGTTGGTAAAAATACTTTACTAATAGCGGCTCTACAAGCAAGAAATAATGCTCGAGTTCTCTTCTCGGGTTCACTATTTTTCTTTAGTGATGAAGCATTTACCAGCTCTGTTCAAAAAGGAcaag GTGGTCAGAGATACGAGAAGTCTGGTAATCAAATGGTGGCCAAGGCCATGGCGCAATGGGTGTTTAAGGAAAACGGCGTCATACGCGTATCATCCGTTCATCATCATCGGGTCGGAGAAACACAGCCGCCGGCTGCGTATACGATTATGGACAATGTTGTGTACTCAATTGAGATTGAGTGGCTGTCTCATGGCAAGTGGGTGCCCTACGAGACAAACGATTTGCAGCTGGAGTTTGTGCGAATCGATCCGTTCGTGCGTATGACTATGAAACCAGTAGGAAATGGCCGTTACGAGGGCAGGTTTAAGATCCCTGACGTATATGGAGTATACCAATTCAAGGTGGATTATACACGTATCGGGCTAACGCATCTTTATAGTACCACACAGGTCTCTGTACGCCCGCTGCAGCATACGCAATACGAGCGCTTTATACCGAGCGCTTTTCCCTACTACATCAGTGCGTTTTCTATGATGGCCGGTGTGttccttttctctcttgtGCTATTACATTACAAAGAAGATACAAAACCGAAATCCGAATAA